The following proteins come from a genomic window of Nitrospira sp.:
- a CDS encoding Glutamate synthase [NADPH] small chain, with product MGDPKGFMKYPREGPKRKPIELRVLDWKEMYEPISEDKLKTQGARCMDCGVPFCQGHTGCPVVNLIPEWNDLVYRGRWKDALKALHTTNNFPEFTGRLCPAPCEGACVLGINEDPVSIRIIEWNIVDRGFNDGLVTPILPVVKTGKTVAIVGSGPAGLAAAQQLARFGHEVTVFEKSDRIGGLLRYGIPDFKMEKWVIDRRLEQMKAEGVKFQTGVAVGKDITGEQLRRQFDAVGLTMGAEQARELPIPGRELKGVHLAMEYLTQQNKRTAGIPFSDEPITAKGKRVVIIGGGDTGSDCLGTAHRQGCVEAHQFELLPEPPPQRAESTPWPLWPMQLRTSHAHEEGCDRQWSLSTTKFTGHDGHVTKLHAHRVQFNKGKFTPVPNTDFEMNVDLVLLAMGFTGPVKNGLLDGLGVTYDARGAVAVDENFMTNRDGVFAGGDTKRGASLIVWAIAEGRKMAAGIDKYLQVDKSTKATVK from the coding sequence ATGGGTGATCCAAAGGGTTTCATGAAATACCCCCGAGAGGGCCCGAAACGCAAGCCGATCGAGTTGCGTGTGCTTGATTGGAAGGAGATGTACGAGCCGATCTCCGAGGATAAGCTGAAGACTCAGGGCGCGCGCTGCATGGATTGTGGTGTGCCGTTTTGCCAAGGCCACACCGGTTGTCCGGTCGTGAATTTGATTCCCGAATGGAACGATCTTGTCTATCGCGGTCGCTGGAAAGACGCGCTTAAAGCTCTGCATACGACAAACAACTTTCCCGAGTTCACCGGTCGGCTCTGTCCGGCGCCCTGCGAAGGCGCCTGTGTGCTGGGAATCAATGAAGATCCGGTCTCCATCCGTATCATCGAATGGAATATCGTCGATCGCGGGTTCAACGATGGACTGGTGACCCCTATCCTGCCGGTGGTCAAGACGGGGAAGACCGTAGCGATCGTGGGTTCCGGTCCGGCAGGTTTGGCTGCTGCGCAGCAACTGGCTCGGTTCGGACACGAGGTGACTGTCTTCGAAAAATCCGATCGGATCGGCGGCCTGCTTCGCTATGGCATTCCCGACTTCAAAATGGAGAAGTGGGTGATCGACAGACGGCTGGAACAGATGAAGGCCGAAGGGGTGAAGTTTCAAACCGGCGTCGCTGTCGGCAAGGACATCACCGGCGAACAGTTGCGGCGACAGTTCGATGCGGTGGGCCTCACAATGGGCGCCGAGCAGGCCCGCGAGCTGCCGATTCCGGGACGAGAGCTGAAGGGCGTGCACCTCGCGATGGAATATCTGACACAGCAGAACAAACGTACGGCCGGCATTCCTTTCAGCGATGAGCCGATCACCGCGAAGGGGAAGCGCGTTGTCATTATCGGCGGAGGCGATACGGGGTCGGACTGTCTCGGCACCGCGCACCGCCAAGGCTGCGTCGAAGCGCACCAATTTGAATTGCTGCCGGAACCGCCTCCCCAGCGGGCAGAATCGACTCCCTGGCCGCTCTGGCCGATGCAACTTCGCACGTCGCACGCCCATGAAGAAGGCTGTGACCGCCAATGGAGTTTGTCTACCACGAAGTTTACCGGCCATGATGGCCATGTCACCAAACTGCATGCGCATCGCGTACAGTTCAATAAGGGCAAGTTCACACCTGTTCCCAACACCGACTTCGAAATGAACGTCGATCTGGTGCTGCTGGCCATGGGCTTTACCGGACCGGTGAAGAACGGCCTGCTCGACGGCCTGGGCGTGACGTATGATGCGCGTGGAGCGGTAGCTGTAGACGAAAACTTCATGACCAACCGTGATGGAGTCTTTGCCGGTGGCGACACCAAACGCGGCGCCTCGCTCATCGTCTGGGCTATCGCCGAAGGGCGTAAAATGGCGGCCGGGATCGATAAGTATCTGCAAGTCGACAAGTCGACGAAGGCGACGGTGAAATGA